The DNA segment TCTGGGCCACCGCTCAGGGGCGGCCTTTTGAAAGCAGCCTTTCATCCGTGTTGTCCGGAGCGGTGGTGGTCGGCGATGGTCTTCCGTCCATCGATTACTTGCACTTGGGGCAGCACGCCAACGTCCTCACCGTGCTCATGGCCCCCCTGGTGGCTGTGTTCGGGATGTGGGCGCTTCCTTTGCTTCAGGTGGGGCTTCTCGCCGCCGCGGGGCTCGTGTTGTGGAGATTGGCCGACTCGCGACTGCCGCGCCCCTTGGCGGAGCGGATCACGCTGGCTTACTTCCTCAGTGGCGCGGTGATCGGTCCGGCCATCGAGAACTTTCACGATCTGGTTTGGTTGCCTTTGTTGGCGTTCCTGGTGGTGGGAGGCTTGCTCGATGGCTGCCGTTGGCGGGTGTGGCTGTTTGGTGCCTTGTTGCTGTTGGTGCGAGAAGACAGTGGTTTGTTGCTGTTTTCACTCGGGCTTTGGGCCTTGGTCCGTCGTCCCGGTCAACGCATCACCGGCGCCCTGCTGATGCTCGTTTCCTTTGCGTGGGTTGTGTTGGTCACCGGATGGATTCAACCGATGGTGGACTCCTCCTTGTCGGATCGCTTTCTCAAGGAGAAGTTCGGCCATCTGGTGGACGATCCGTCGGGGGGAACCGTTGCTGTGCTTTGGGCGATGCTGCGCCAGCCCTTGGCCTTGCTAGACGCCTTGGTGTCGCCGCCGGGAGCAACTCTCGGCTTTGTGCTGGCGTTGAGCCTGCCGCTCGTGCTGGTGCCCTTGCTCTCGGTGGATGCGGCTTTGCTGATGTTGGCTCCGTTGCTGATTGCGTTGCTCTCCCAGGGGCGATCGGCGTTGTCGGTCACGCTGCGCTACGTGCTTGCCCTGGTGCCCGGGCTCTATCTCGGTGCTGTGCTCTGGTGGCAACGGCACCCGGGGGTCTGGTCGAAGTTGTGGCTGCGTCGCTGTTGGACCGGGGCCCTGTCCCTTGGCCTTGTGCTCACGCTGGTGGCTAACCCGCATCGCACCTTTTCGGCCGTGATCCCCGACAGTTTTTCCCCTTGGGCCTATGTGTCACCGCAGCAAATGCTGGACCGCCGCCAGGCGGCTTCACAGGCTGTGGCGCTGATTCCAGCGGATGCCAGCGTTGCTGCGGATACGCCTGTGCTGCCGTTGTTGGCCCAGCGGGAGGCGGTGATTCGTTTCCCTCGGCACGCTCACTACCGCGATCGCCAGGGACGCGTTCAACCGGTGGACTGGGTTGTGGCTCTGCCGGGTTACTACACGCCGTTGGCTGAGGTGTTCAAGGGTTCGCGCAACAAACAGCAGGCCATTCGGCGGGAGCTGACGAATCTCAAGGAGTCGGGTGACTATCGCTTGGTGCATTGCCACGGCGGGGCTGTTGTTCTGCAGCGGCAGGGGCTCGACACAGCTCCAGGCCCGATGGCCAGCTCCGACAGGTCCAGTTCCTGTCCTTGGCTTGAGTAAGCAAGCTCTTTTGAACCTTTCGGCTCGATCCCCAGCCCGGGTCACTGGGATTGAGCAGCAGCACGTTCCAGGCAGCAGCGTCGTGGGGCATGCTCTGCTTTTTTTTGGGGAAGCTGATGGTGGTGCGCTGGCTGAGCTGCGGCACCAGATAGCTGGTGGTGAGTACCGCGTCCTCTTGTTGGATCAGGGCCTTGGCCTCTTGAACGGCTTGCATTTGGGGCAGTCGGGCCAGGTAGGGCCCGGTGAAGAACCAGGGCTTGGCCAGTGCCAGCCAGCAGGCAACGGCCCAGCACAGCATCCAGGGAAAGCCTCGTTGTGGTTCGGGTTGCCGCCGTAGCCCATCGATGCAGGCCACCACGGCCACCATCGCTAGGGGCAGGCTGTAGTGATGCACCAGGGTGCGATAGCTGGCAGAGGCAGAGAGCAGATTCACCAGCACCAACGGCAGCCCGATCAGCAACGTGCTGAGGGAGGCCCGTCGCCACAGGGCGATGCAGGGCAGGCAAAGCAGCAGCAGATATTCCGCTCCTCCGCCCCAATCCAGGCCACTGAGAACGGTGGTTGGATCGCCACCTAAATGGCTGAACATGCGTGATGCGGCCTTGGGCCCTTCGCCGTTCCGCAGCAGTGGATAGAGCCAACGGCTGAGGATGAGCAGCCATCCGCCGCTGAGGCCGCCCGCCGCCAGGCTCCACCGCCAACGCCGGCGCCAGGCAAGATTGATGGCAATGCCGGATGTGATCAGCACTAGGCCATCGCGGCAGCCCAGCATCATCAGCAGCAAGCCAAACCAGAGCCGGGGGCGATTGCTGCGCTCGGCCCAGATCGCCAGAGCGAAGGCGGGCATCACCCAGGTTTCGGGATGGAAATCAAACAAAGCCGCGTTGAATACCACCGGCTGCAACCACCAGAGGCTGCAGATCAGCCAGCAGCGTCGGCGGGTCAGTCCCGCCTGCTCCGCCAGCCACCAGATCGGCAGCGCTGTGAAGCTCAGGGCCAGGGCCTGACTGCCCAAGAGCCAATGCAGGCTGGGCAACATCCGATAGGCCCCCCCGGCCAAATACAGCATCCAAGCTCCGTGGTCGGCCAGCACATGCACCTGCTCCATCGAGGAGATCGGTGCGGCTTCCGATCCGATCAGCCAGGCCCATTGGTCGAACAGTCCAAGGTCGTAGGCATTGCTTTGGAGCAGGCCATGCCGTGTCGCCGCGACACCCCAGAGAAGCAGGCCCAGGCCTGCACTCAAGACCACCAGCAGCTGGGGGCAGCCAGGGGGGAGCGAGGGATGGGATTCAGCCCTGGGGGTGGAGTTCATCAATCGGAATCAGGTAGGTCTGGCTGCGCGGGTCCACCCAGGCGCCGGGGCTTGCATCCACCATCTCCCGCAGAATTCGTTGCCGCTGCTCCGGCATCGGCCGGTAGGTCTTGTCCCACACGAAGCTGCCGGCGAGATGGCTGGCTCCGGCCTTCTTCCAGCGCTGGATCCGCTCCGGTGTGAGTTGCTTGCTGGAGATCAGCCAGCCCTGACGGCGGGCCAGGTTGAGCAAGGTTGGATCTGTGCTGGTGACACTCACGATCCGTGCGTCGATCGGCAGATCCCTGCGGATGGTGAGGGCTAGGGGCATCCATGCCTGACGTTGGCGATGCTCCACGGCCCAGTAATCCAGCGAGAGCACCGTGAGGCTCACCACCAGGGCAAGGCTGAGCAACAGCCGACGTTGCCAGCGGGGGCGCTTTTGTTTCCAGGTCTGCCAGCCGAGGCCGATGAGCGGAGAGCTGAACAGCAGCAGCGGCAGCTGGTAGTACTCATGAATCGTGCTCGAGCGCATGGTGGCGATTGTGCAGAGCAAAACGCCCAGCAGTCCGCTGATGGCGATCTGTCCGCCACCGCTGCGCCAACTCGCCCTGAGGCCGAGCAGCAGGAAGGGCACTCCCACCAGTGCCAGGAGACGCAGTCCAATCCGCAACAGCAGGTTGATCCAACCGTTGAGGTCCAACAGAAGACTGAGGCTGCTGCGATCGGCTCCCGACCCCCAGAACCCAAAGCTCAGGCCACTGGCTTGTCCCAGTTGATGGGCATGCCAGTACCAGCAGGCGATCGCCCCAAGGCTGGTGCTGATGTAGAACCAGAACCCCGGATGCCTCAGCAGTCGCATCAAGCGACTGAGCAGGGTTTGCCAAGGGGTGGCATGGTTCTGGGGGACAGTGCTGAGTTGCACCATCAGCAGGGGAAGCCCCAGCCAGAGCAGGGGAATCACCTTGATCAAGCCTGCTGTGGTGAAGCAAAGCCAGCTCAGGGCTAGAGCCCACGGCAATCGTTGTTCACGCCAAAGGCTCAGGCTTTCCAGGGCCCCTGCGGCACAGAGCAGCAACAGGGCTTCGGCTTGGAAGGCGCGCCCGAAATACACCCCCAAGGGTGCGATGGCAAAGGCCAGGCCTGCCCACCATCCGGCTTGGGGGCTAAACCAACGCCGGCCGAGTCGCATCACCAGCCAGATGGTCAGCCCGCTGCAGAGCACCGACAGACCGCGACCCAGCCATTCCTGCACGCCCATCAGGGTGTAGAGGCGGCTCACCAGAAAGGGGTAGATGGGAAATTCCGACTCCACAAAGCCGGCACTGGCCCCACTCCAGTCGATCTGAGGCAGCCAGATCGGTGTGCCCGCCTGGCTGAAATGCCTAGCCATGGCTGCCGTGTCGGCCTGCCGCCAGCTGTGAATGCCGAGCACCGGCATCCAGATCTGCACCAGCCTCAGCAGGCTTCCCAGGCCGATGGGCAGCCAGGCCGGCTTAGGGGCTATTCCAGACAAAGCGGGATGAAGCCGCATAGTTCCAGACGTAGACGACAACAATGCCCGCCAGTTGGGCCCAGAGCGCATGGGCCTGGATCAGGGTGTAAAAACTGGTGGCCAGGCCGACGTTGGCAAGAGCAGGCAGGGAGGCCACCAGCAGGAACTTCAGCAACCCCCGGATCAGGTGCCGTCCGCTCTGACGCCGATCGCGAAAAGTGAGAGCGTTGTTCACCAGATAGTTCGAGCTTGCTGCTGTGATCACGGCCACTGGCAGAGCCTGCTGAAACGAGAGGTTGAGCAGGCCCATCAGCAGAGCGGTGGACATCAGCTGAACCACCACACCCGAGGCGCCAACAAGCCCGAAGCTGATCGCCCGGCGCGGCAGCAGCCGCAGGGTTGCGGTGTGAATCAGGGACACCACGAAGTCCCAGAGGATGGCGAGGTCGAGCTTGGAGTTGCCATGCAAACGCGGTTGAAAGCTCAGCGGGATTTCACCCACCTGCAGGCGGCCGCCGCTGATCGCCAGGAGCTCGTAGAAGAATTTGAAGCCGTTGACGTCCACCTGGCGCACCAGCGGTAGACAGCTGTTGAGCCGCAGCACCATGAATCCGCTCATGCAATCGGTCAGGTGCCTATAGGACCTTGGAAGACTCCAACGGGCCAGACGGTTGGCGAGGGTGGAACCATCGGTGCGTCGATCACTGAGGCCGCGAATTTCGGAGTGGTCCAGGAATCGGCTCCCCGCGACCAAGTCCAGGTCGTCGCGTTCCAGCAGCTGCACTGCCTGCCCAACGGAGCTGGGCTCGTGCTGGCCATCGCTGTCCATCACCACGGCGGTGGAATAGAGGGCTGCGATGAGTCCTTCTTTGATGGCGCTGGCGAGTCCGGAGCGTCCCACCCGCTGAATGATCCGGATCCTGGGGTCCTGACGGGCCAGGCTGCGGACCAGATCAGGGGTCCCGTCCCGGGAATCGTCATCGATGACCAGGATCTCGAGCGGATGATCGCTCCCCAGCCGCAAGAGTGATTCGATCACCTGGCGGATCGACCCACCTTCGTTGAAGGTGGGCAGCACGATGGACAGGCCGCTGTGGCTTGTCTGTCCTTCACGTTCCGCGGTGGACGACACAGTGCGCTCCAGTCGGGCTCAGGCTACCGACAGTCGGCCAGGGTCCATTGCCCTGTTTGGCCCTCGATGATGCAGTTCTCCTGAGGTTTGTCGCTGAGACGCCGACTCCTGCCACCTTTGAAACGCGGGATACGTTGTTCGGCGTACCAGTTCAGGCTGGGACGTTCGTCGTAGCCCTTCAGAGTTAACTCAGTTCCAGAGTTGTCTCGGGCTAAGGCCGCAACGGGTCGCACGGGCCAGCTTTCGTTGAGTTCCCACAACCACAGTGGGGAGTGAAACAGCAGGGCCAGAGCCGCCACATTGCCGCAGGCCAGGCTGATCACCCCGAGGCGCCGTTGACCCGGAGCGGCGGATCGCAGCCACCATCCGCCGCTACACCAGCCGAGACCCAGCACTGCCGCCAGGCCGCGATAGGGCGCAAGGCTGCTGCCGATGCTGCTGAAACTGCTCAGCCACAGCAGCAGAAGCAGCAGGCCGAGTCCGCACCAAAACGATGGAAGCTGCAACAGCAGCCAGCGGCAGGGTGGCCTTGGGCTGTCCGGTGAAACTGAAGACGAGGAGGGTCGCTCCACCAGCCAGACCAGCAGCGGCGCGCAGAGGAGGGCGATCGGCAGCCAGAGCGGGTGGCTGTACCAGGGAAGCTGGGTGCGTAGCGGCAGAACTGCTCCGGCCAGGGTGAGCAGGCTGGCCAGTGACCATCGTCCCCAGCGGCTCTGGCGCCACCTCCAGGCCCAGATCAGGGCAAAGGGCACCAGGGGCAACCAGGGCCAGCCCCCCTCCACGATTTCGATTACGGGGACTCGCCACCCCAGATCACTGCCTTCGCCTGCATCCAGCAGAACCCGTCCTGCGCCATCACCACCCCAGAGCCAGAGCGCCTCGGCCCCCCGGATGTGGGCATGCCAAAGATGCCAGCCCATTCCCGGTGCCAGGCCCAGCATGAACCCAGTGCAAGCCGTGGCACGGTTGTTCCAGGCTTTCCATTCCTGGCCCCAGATCAGCGCAAGGCCTGCGGCCACGGCCGAGGGCACCAGCAGGGGTGCCTTGAGCAGCAGCATTGCGCTGGCCATCAGGCCGGCCACCACTCCCCAGAGGCCGCTCCATCGGCGTTGGTTGAGTTGCAGCAATGCCAACCACAGCAGAGCCATGGCCGTCAGCTGCGTGCCATCCAGCATGGCCAGGCGTCCGTGCCGGGCCACTGGGAGCAGCGATAGCAGGATCACACTGGTGGCGATGGCGCTGGAGCGATCCCCAGGTCGCAGCGTCCATTGCAGCCAACCTCCGAGGGGGACCACCAAGCAAGACAGCAAGGCCGGCGCCAGCCGGATGGTCCACTCCGAGGGGAGCTGGTTGGGCTGCGTCGTCGCGCCGATCACCAGTGCGATCAGGCTGTGCAGTCCTGGTGCCTTGTTGAGGTACGGCGCGCCCCAGAGGGTGGGCAGCAACGGGGCTTCACCGAGTCCGTGGCGAAGTTCTAGGGCCACCCTTGCCACGGTGGCCTCATCGAAGTCCCGTAGGGGGAGATCCCCGAGGCCAATCAGCGCCAGAACGGCAGCGA comes from the Synechococcus sp. UW69 genome and includes:
- a CDS encoding glycosyltransferase, with translation MSSTAEREGQTSHSGLSIVLPTFNEGGSIRQVIESLLRLGSDHPLEILVIDDDSRDGTPDLVRSLARQDPRIRIIQRVGRSGLASAIKEGLIAALYSTAVVMDSDGQHEPSSVGQAVQLLERDDLDLVAGSRFLDHSEIRGLSDRRTDGSTLANRLARWSLPRSYRHLTDCMSGFMVLRLNSCLPLVRQVDVNGFKFFYELLAISGGRLQVGEIPLSFQPRLHGNSKLDLAILWDFVVSLIHTATLRLLPRRAISFGLVGASGVVVQLMSTALLMGLLNLSFQQALPVAVITAASSNYLVNNALTFRDRRQSGRHLIRGLLKFLLVASLPALANVGLATSFYTLIQAHALWAQLAGIVVVYVWNYAASSRFVWNSP
- a CDS encoding DUF2079 domain-containing protein; the protein is MNSTPRAESHPSLPPGCPQLLVVLSAGLGLLLWGVAATRHGLLQSNAYDLGLFDQWAWLIGSEAAPISSMEQVHVLADHGAWMLYLAGGAYRMLPSLHWLLGSQALALSFTALPIWWLAEQAGLTRRRCWLICSLWWLQPVVFNAALFDFHPETWVMPAFALAIWAERSNRPRLWFGLLLMMLGCRDGLVLITSGIAINLAWRRRWRWSLAAGGLSGGWLLILSRWLYPLLRNGEGPKAASRMFSHLGGDPTTVLSGLDWGGGAEYLLLLCLPCIALWRRASLSTLLIGLPLVLVNLLSASASYRTLVHHYSLPLAMVAVVACIDGLRRQPEPQRGFPWMLCWAVACWLALAKPWFFTGPYLARLPQMQAVQEAKALIQQEDAVLTTSYLVPQLSQRTTISFPKKKQSMPHDAAAWNVLLLNPSDPGWGSSRKVQKSLLTQAKDRNWTCRSWPSGLELCRAPAAAEQQPRRGNAPSDSHPTP
- a CDS encoding glycosyltransferase family 39 protein, whose protein sequence is MRLHPALSGIAPKPAWLPIGLGSLLRLVQIWMPVLGIHSWRQADTAAMARHFSQAGTPIWLPQIDWSGASAGFVESEFPIYPFLVSRLYTLMGVQEWLGRGLSVLCSGLTIWLVMRLGRRWFSPQAGWWAGLAFAIAPLGVYFGRAFQAEALLLLCAAGALESLSLWREQRLPWALALSWLCFTTAGLIKVIPLLWLGLPLLMVQLSTVPQNHATPWQTLLSRLMRLLRHPGFWFYISTSLGAIACWYWHAHQLGQASGLSFGFWGSGADRSSLSLLLDLNGWINLLLRIGLRLLALVGVPFLLLGLRASWRSGGGQIAISGLLGVLLCTIATMRSSTIHEYYQLPLLLFSSPLIGLGWQTWKQKRPRWQRRLLLSLALVVSLTVLSLDYWAVEHRQRQAWMPLALTIRRDLPIDARIVSVTSTDPTLLNLARRQGWLISSKQLTPERIQRWKKAGASHLAGSFVWDKTYRPMPEQRQRILREMVDASPGAWVDPRSQTYLIPIDELHPQG
- a CDS encoding glycosyltransferase family 39 protein, which codes for MRSGSAPEPAPSIALIGLGFVAAVLALIGLGDLPLRDFDEATVARVALELRHGLGEAPLLPTLWGAPYLNKAPGLHSLIALVIGATTQPNQLPSEWTIRLAPALLSCLVVPLGGWLQWTLRPGDRSSAIATSVILLSLLPVARHGRLAMLDGTQLTAMALLWLALLQLNQRRWSGLWGVVAGLMASAMLLLKAPLLVPSAVAAGLALIWGQEWKAWNNRATACTGFMLGLAPGMGWHLWHAHIRGAEALWLWGGDGAGRVLLDAGEGSDLGWRVPVIEIVEGGWPWLPLVPFALIWAWRWRQSRWGRWSLASLLTLAGAVLPLRTQLPWYSHPLWLPIALLCAPLLVWLVERPSSSSVSPDSPRPPCRWLLLQLPSFWCGLGLLLLLLWLSSFSSIGSSLAPYRGLAAVLGLGWCSGGWWLRSAAPGQRRLGVISLACGNVAALALLFHSPLWLWELNESWPVRPVAALARDNSGTELTLKGYDERPSLNWYAEQRIPRFKGGRSRRLSDKPQENCIIEGQTGQWTLADCR